The sequence below is a genomic window from Plasmodium coatneyi strain Hackeri chromosome 13, complete sequence.
AAACGGTTCGCTGTTTCGAAGTATATACCGCttgatttttcctcctttatcaTCCTCCCGTTGGTGGGCCAAAAAGTTAAgaagaacggaaaaaatatacatgcaGCGCTAACTGCACCTTGCCCCGGAGTGGTTTACCCCTcgtgatatattttttaacctcTAATGTGTGTTATTTACTACACACATGCATtcatttctttctccttaaaaaCACGACATGCGTTGGGCAGCCGAAGTAACAAACCTGCAGGGGGAAGTCCGCTCAGctttttgccattttaaCCGGCGCGTTCACTCCAAATGGGGGCGGGTATATGACATGCTTAATTGTGCAAGTCGCCCCCGAACTGGACACTCGACTGTAGTGCCCATGCGTCTGTACACACAGTGGTACTTATAGTAGTGCGCAATATTGGTGGTTTGTTTCTTTATGTTACATGTTTGTGCACAATATATTGTTGTGTGTTGATGTGAGCgataaaggggaaagaaaaatgtatttatttttttttctttttgcgaaAAGGAGGCACATATGTAACGACGCATAGACGAAAACAATGTTATGGTTGAAAAGGGTCTAACTGGAACGAACAGGTCGGCGCAAACAAACGAAACGACAACGTTAAAACAGGTGTATGATAAGCTATTCGCGCTACAGTTCCAGCTTTAactaaaaaaagtgacaacGGAAAAGGGGCGCGGCCATATGCAGTAAGGCTCTATCTAAAGGGAACAGCTGCCCCCTCGGCAGAAGGGAACAATCGGAAAAATCCCCACCAAACTTGTAGATACCCGATATTCTTTCCTCATCCGAATTAACAGTAACAGGAGCAGCTGCATTCCTCGGTTTGGACACCCGTGACACTTTTGCATGAGGAGGAGCATTCGGTTATTTTATCATCCTGGGTGTTAGTTCCTTCTGGTGTTCCGTCCCCCGTGTTGGTTCCTTGTTGTGGGGTGTCTTCCGTACGTACACCAGACATGGTACTTTTAGTGTGCATATCGCTAGATTGTCCCGAGCTGGtattcttcttattcttaAGTAGATTAGATCTCTCCAGTTTGGGCCCCTTACTTGCGTGTCTATACTTCATGGTAAAAcccgttttgtttttacagCTGCATTCACATTCACAAAAATTATCGGGTAGGCATTTTATGCATTCCTTATCTGTTGtttttggggaaaaaatcttTGTGGCTGACGTATTTTTTGTTCGTTGCTGAATATGTGAGGTTATGTCAGAGCTTATTCCGTGAGCGTACGTCAATGCAAGGAGTAGgggtagaagaaaaattaaaacgcGTTTCATCTTGGAAATAGGTGAATGTGGGATAATGGgtaaatatgtaaaatagGTATAGGGGCATATACTTCTTTAGGAATGTGGGCAGTTTAAAAGCGTAAGGGGGGgtaaggcgaaaaaaaattcctcagaaaagaaaaaatagggaTTTAAGCATAGGACATGAATTCTGCTAAGGAATATAAGTAGTTGCCacgaaaggaggaaagtaaGAAGAATTATGacaaattgcaaaaaaaataagggtaGCTTGGAAATTAAgaataaaagtgaaaaggatAATAAAACgagaaaacaaaatagaAGACAACTGGTCggatattaaattttttgagAGACACATGTAGACATTAACGATTAAACAACTATCGAAATGTCCATCCCTGGAaaagctgttttttttttttttttttttttttttttcatgtaaatagctatattttttctcaaaaatggctattttttttttttttaatagctAGCTAAACAAAGTTTCCCATTAATTGCCTTTCCTGTTCAGGCATTTTCGTTGCCACTTCCAGCGCTTCATTTGAGCATAAAAGAATTGTGTACAACGACAGGCAATTCGGACGAGACAGCtatattggaaaaaaaaaaaaaaaatatataaataaatacaaattcCTGCGCATGAACAGATACcgctcccattttttccttattatataaaCGAATGTGACAAAAGGCAGGTGCTCCTTTTGGCTAAACTATGTTTTACTCGAAAAATGAGTGGGATAGCATTTTTCTTGCTCATTTGTGACACCTTTTAACAAATATTGAGCTAGATAAAGTCACGTATAGGTAAAAGTGCTGCAAAATTGGATACATAgagaaattttattttttatccatTTATAGAAATGAGCATATAATCGCCTGTTTAAAATGTAAATTGACGTTGCCCAGAACTGTTGCTAGAAGCATCATTTTGAGCGTGTCTAAATTAATCTTTTTTGGAggatatttaaaataatatagcTAAATTGCAATgggaggattttttttttttttttcattttacgtGAAGAGAACAGGTTCTTCCCGAAAAGACGTATCATCATCTgccacttcattttgttgaaaTTTCTATTGGGGCGTAACCGAATGTATGCAAAGTTGCGTTTTGAATTTAAGTCAGCTTTCGAAAGCGAAATAAAGAATGCTCATACGG
It includes:
- a CDS encoding SOAP, producing the protein MKYRHASKGPKLERSNLLKNKKNTSSGQSSDMHTKSTMSGVRTEDTPQQGTNTGDGTPEGTNTQDDKITECSSSCKSVTGVQTEECSCSCYC